GTTTAAAGACCAGAGGCAAATCAGTTGACCGCTCCCAAACGTCACCGTTTCATCATTAACCCGGTTTGGTTTCTGGTTTACTCAACTAAACGCAATTAAATCGTCTCGTCTTCTTCCACGCCACGCCCTACGCATTTTTTATCGAGAAACAAACGGAAAATTTTGATCCAAAGGAGAGAGTAAAAGATCTAGATGGAGAGAAGACAAGCGCGGAGCTCGAAGATCCATGTCTTTGTATTGGTCTGTCTGATACTGTTTAGCTCGATCGAGCGAATCTCATCGCTCTCGGTTACTGTTAGCGACGATGAATGCGTACAAGAGTATGTCCTCTACGAAGGAGATAACGTCTCCGGAAACTTCGTCGTCGTCGACCATGATATCTTCTGGGGATCTGATCATCCCGGTTTGGATTTCACGGTGAGACATCTTTTCGATTCTCCCGGTTTAGATCAGATCATCCCGGTTTAGATGTATTTCCTTTCGATGTTGTGAATGTTTGGTTGATATGTTATTAGTTATTACCATGAAATTTTCAGACTGATTGTGTCTGAATTTCGATCGATTTTGGTTTATTCTGTCTGATTTCGGATCTGAATTTCGAGATAAAGTTCGACTGGAatcaaaattgtataatttgtattgaaatttGTAGGCTTTATATCGAAATTTGTAGAATTTTTCGATAATTGATTGACTTGGATAAAGTGTGTTTAATGGTTTGGATTGTTGATATAGGTGACGTCACCTGCTGGGAACATAGTACATACGTTGAAGGGAACATCAGGAGATAAGTTTGAGTTCAAGGCACCAAGAAGTGGAATGTACAAGTTTTGTTTCCACAACCCTTACTCTACTCCTGAAACTGTCTCCTTCTACATTCACGTTGGTCAT
This DNA window, taken from Brassica napus cultivar Da-Ae chromosome A5 unlocalized genomic scaffold, Da-Ae chrA05_Random_1, whole genome shotgun sequence, encodes the following:
- the LOC106451778 gene encoding transmembrane emp24 domain-containing protein p24beta3, translating into MERRQARSSKIHVFVLVCLILFSSIERISSLSVTVSDDECVQEYVLYEGDNVSGNFVVVDHDIFWGSDHPGLDFTVTSPAGNIVHTLKGTSGDKFEFKAPRSGMYKFCFHNPYSTPETVSFYIHVGHIPNEHDLAKDEHLDPVNVKIAELREALESVVSEQKYLKARDTRHRHTNESTRKRVIFYTVGEYIFLAAASGLQVLYIRKLFSKSVAYNRV